A single window of Bacteroidota bacterium DNA harbors:
- a CDS encoding DEAD/DEAH box helicase gives MTFNDFHFEPGLMEGLLSMNFDKPTPIQEQAIPIILSDRDIIACAQTGTGKTAAYLLPVINKVIKTPGDYVNTLIIAPTRELAIQIDEALQGFAYFAPISCIAIYGGNDGFSFEQEKKALTQGANIIVATPGRLISHLNMGYVKMERLQHLILDEADRMLDMGFSQDINKIISFLPKKRQTLLFSATMPPKIRELAKNILINPQQINIALSKPAEGVLQGAYVVYNTQKMELLKGLLRGKDLASILIFSSTKDNVKQLEKELLKLKFNVAAIHSDLDQDRRNEVLRDYKNRKLQTLVATDILSRGIDIDSIGLVINYDVPSDAEDYIHRVGRTARAESTGVAITFINPEDQRKFKKIEELIGSEVKKLPLPDGLGAGPEYNPEKNEGKPVFRSFRNKRKK, from the coding sequence TTGACATTTAACGATTTTCATTTTGAGCCCGGGCTTATGGAAGGACTCCTTTCCATGAATTTTGATAAGCCGACACCTATACAGGAACAAGCCATACCGATTATACTGAGTGATCGCGATATTATTGCCTGCGCACAAACAGGTACAGGAAAAACAGCGGCTTACCTGTTGCCGGTCATCAACAAGGTCATCAAAACGCCCGGTGATTATGTGAATACACTTATCATTGCTCCTACCCGTGAACTTGCCATTCAGATAGATGAAGCGCTGCAGGGCTTCGCGTATTTCGCTCCCATCAGCTGCATTGCTATCTATGGGGGTAACGACGGTTTCTCCTTTGAACAGGAAAAGAAAGCGCTTACACAAGGTGCGAATATTATTGTCGCTACTCCAGGCAGGCTCATTTCACATCTCAACATGGGTTATGTAAAAATGGAACGCCTGCAACACCTTATACTGGATGAGGCAGATCGCATGCTGGACATGGGTTTCAGCCAGGATATCAACAAGATCATCAGCTTTTTACCGAAAAAACGCCAAACGCTATTGTTCTCCGCCACCATGCCCCCCAAAATAAGGGAATTGGCAAAAAATATACTTATTAATCCACAACAAATAAACATTGCTCTTTCAAAACCGGCGGAAGGTGTGCTGCAAGGCGCTTATGTAGTTTACAATACCCAAAAGATGGAATTATTAAAGGGACTCCTTAGGGGAAAAGATCTTGCCAGCATTCTTATATTTTCTTCTACCAAAGACAATGTAAAACAACTGGAAAAAGAATTATTGAAACTGAAATTTAACGTGGCTGCCATTCATTCAGATCTGGACCAGGACAGGCGAAATGAAGTATTAAGAGATTATAAAAACCGTAAACTTCAAACACTTGTCGCCACAGATATTCTTTCAAGAGGAATTGATATTGATTCGATCGGACTTGTTATAAATTATGATGTACCCAGTGATGCGGAAGACTATATACATCGTGTAGGACGCACAGCACGTGCTGAATCAACAGGTGTAGCGATCACATTCATTAATCCGGAGGACCAGCGCAAGTTCAAAAAGATAGAAGAACTTATAGGCAGCGAAGTGAAAAAACTACCACTTCCAGATGGCCTGGGTGCCGGCCCTGAATATAACCCTGAGAAAAATGAAGGGAAACCTGTCTTCCGTTCTTTCAGAAACAAGAGGAAAAAATAA